The proteins below come from a single Miscanthus floridulus cultivar M001 chromosome 1, ASM1932011v1, whole genome shotgun sequence genomic window:
- the LOC136477920 gene encoding uncharacterized protein isoform X1: protein MSSAAVAANVAVIGAGISGSVCASLLAARGVAVTLFDSGRGAGGRMAQRREVMEDGTELRFDHGAPYFTVSNSEVARVVSGWEARGIVAEWKATFACFDLATGKFTDFEKEGTAKKYVGVPAMNSICKSLCAEDGVVAKFGVTVGKMDWLQDRSSWSLASLDGKDLGYFDCVVATDKNVASTSFSGLTGRPPPLDLSSFPHLPTILQDIPVRPCFALMVAFSEPLAMVPVHGFSFNNSNSLSWAFCNSSKPGRACVPPNRQSWVFHSTTEYASKVVKNIGPRKPSAEALAKVAEELFSEFQATGLSIPQPIFMKAHRWGAAFPAIAISGDDKCVWDKSTKLAICGDFCTNPSVEGAILSATRGASKILESLSLPSGL, encoded by the exons ATGAGCTCCGCTGCGGTGGCCGCCAATGTCGCCGTCATCGGAGCCGGAA TATCCGGCTCCGTGTGCGCGTCGCTCCTCGCCGCGCGGGGCGTGGCCGTGACGCTCTTCGACTCCGgccgcggcgccggcggccgCATGGCGCAGCGGAG GGAGGTGATGGAGGATGGCACGGAGCTGCGGTTCGACCACGGTGCGCCCTACTTCACCGTCAGCAACAGCGAGGTTGCCCGGGTCGTCAGTGGATGGGAGGCGCGGGGGATCGTCGCCGAGTGGAAGGCCACATTCGCATGCTTCGATCTGGCAACCGGCAAATTCACAGACTTCGAGAAG GAGGGAACAGCTAAAAAGTATGTGGGAGTGCCAGCCATGAACTCAATATGCAAATCACTCTGTGCAGAGGATG GTGTGGTAGCCAAATTTGGTGTCACTGTGGGCAAGATGGATTGGCTTCAAGATAGGAGTTCATGGTCACTAGCTAGCTTGGATGGGAAAGATCTTGGCTATTTTGATTGCGTCGTAGCAACAGATAAGAACGTAGCATCAACAAGTTTTTCTGGGTTGACTGGAAGACCGCCACCTCTTG ATTTATCGTCATTTCCACACCTGCCTACAATACTTCAAGATATCCCAGTTCGTCCGTGTTTTGCTCTTATGGTAGCATTCTCAGAGCCATTGGCTATG GTACCCGTTCATGGCTTCTCTTTCAACAATTCCAATTCTCTGAGTTGGGCTTTTTGTAATAGTAGCAAGCCAGGTCGTGCTTGTGTACCTCCTAACAG ACAATCTTGGGTGTTTCATTCGACAACTGAGTATGCTTCCAAGGTAGTAAAGAATATTGGTCCACGGAAACCTTCAGCAGAGGCACTTGCTAAAGTGGCAGAGGAATTGTTCAGTGAATTCCAGGCGACTGGATTAAGCATTCCACAACCAATTTTTATGAAAGCTCACAGATG GGGTGCTGCTTTCCCAGCCATTGCAATTAGTGGAGATGATAAGTGTGTTTGGGACAAGAGCACGAAATTGGCAATTTGTGGAGATTTCTGTACAAACCCAAGTGTCGAAGGAGCAATCCTTAGTGCTACGAGAGGGGCTTCCAAAATCCTTGAAAGTTTAAGCCTCCCGTCAGGGTTGTGA
- the LOC136477920 gene encoding uncharacterized protein isoform X2 — translation MSSAAVAANVAVIGAGISGSVCASLLAARGVAVTLFDSGRGAGGRMAQRREVMEDGTELRFDHGAPYFTVSNSEVARVVSGWEARGIVAEWKATFACFDLATGKFTDFEKEGTAKKYVGVPAMNSICKSLCAEDDLSSFPHLPTILQDIPVRPCFALMVAFSEPLAMVPVHGFSFNNSNSLSWAFCNSSKPGRACVPPNRQSWVFHSTTEYASKVVKNIGPRKPSAEALAKVAEELFSEFQATGLSIPQPIFMKAHRWGAAFPAIAISGDDKCVWDKSTKLAICGDFCTNPSVEGAILSATRGASKILESLSLPSGL, via the exons ATGAGCTCCGCTGCGGTGGCCGCCAATGTCGCCGTCATCGGAGCCGGAA TATCCGGCTCCGTGTGCGCGTCGCTCCTCGCCGCGCGGGGCGTGGCCGTGACGCTCTTCGACTCCGgccgcggcgccggcggccgCATGGCGCAGCGGAG GGAGGTGATGGAGGATGGCACGGAGCTGCGGTTCGACCACGGTGCGCCCTACTTCACCGTCAGCAACAGCGAGGTTGCCCGGGTCGTCAGTGGATGGGAGGCGCGGGGGATCGTCGCCGAGTGGAAGGCCACATTCGCATGCTTCGATCTGGCAACCGGCAAATTCACAGACTTCGAGAAG GAGGGAACAGCTAAAAAGTATGTGGGAGTGCCAGCCATGAACTCAATATGCAAATCACTCTGTGCAGAGGATG ATTTATCGTCATTTCCACACCTGCCTACAATACTTCAAGATATCCCAGTTCGTCCGTGTTTTGCTCTTATGGTAGCATTCTCAGAGCCATTGGCTATG GTACCCGTTCATGGCTTCTCTTTCAACAATTCCAATTCTCTGAGTTGGGCTTTTTGTAATAGTAGCAAGCCAGGTCGTGCTTGTGTACCTCCTAACAG ACAATCTTGGGTGTTTCATTCGACAACTGAGTATGCTTCCAAGGTAGTAAAGAATATTGGTCCACGGAAACCTTCAGCAGAGGCACTTGCTAAAGTGGCAGAGGAATTGTTCAGTGAATTCCAGGCGACTGGATTAAGCATTCCACAACCAATTTTTATGAAAGCTCACAGATG GGGTGCTGCTTTCCCAGCCATTGCAATTAGTGGAGATGATAAGTGTGTTTGGGACAAGAGCACGAAATTGGCAATTTGTGGAGATTTCTGTACAAACCCAAGTGTCGAAGGAGCAATCCTTAGTGCTACGAGAGGGGCTTCCAAAATCCTTGAAAGTTTAAGCCTCCCGTCAGGGTTGTGA